The following are encoded in a window of Candidatus Zixiibacteriota bacterium genomic DNA:
- a CDS encoding tetratricopeptide repeat protein, translating to MSKADDLYEQGIKYNELGLPLEAVDAFKESIEHNPDDADTHYKLGMTYIDIEMYNEALDSLNESIRLDPDHAHAYYSLGVLLSTALNKPKKAIEQFLKAIELDPKYVYAHYSLGSTYNVLGKFNDAIKPLKEAIYLKPNHALAHFELGFAYENVDRLKDAVKSYETSLRIEPENSAVHYAMGLIFLKMGEIEAALKVCKNLENLNAADFKQKLHYLIKQMKIVHR from the coding sequence ATGAGTAAAGCTGACGATTTATATGAACAGGGTATAAAATACAATGAACTCGGCCTTCCTTTAGAGGCTGTGGATGCATTTAAGGAATCAATAGAGCATAATCCTGATGATGCCGATACTCATTATAAACTTGGAATGACTTACATAGATATTGAAATGTATAACGAAGCCTTGGATTCATTAAACGAATCTATTAGGCTTGATCCTGATCATGCTCATGCTTATTACAGCTTGGGAGTTCTGTTATCCACTGCGCTAAACAAGCCAAAGAAGGCAATAGAGCAATTCCTAAAAGCAATAGAGCTTGATCCTAAGTATGTCTACGCTCATTACAGCTTGGGGTCAACATACAATGTGCTTGGCAAGTTTAATGATGCAATTAAGCCTCTCAAGGAAGCTATTTACCTGAAGCCGAATCATGCTCTTGCTCATTTCGAATTAGGGTTTGCCTATGAAAATGTTGATCGCCTCAAAGATGCGGTGAAATCATATGAAACATCCTTACGCATTGAGCCTGAAAATTCCGCAGTACATTATGCCATGGGACTGATTTTTCTGAAAATGGGTGAGATAGAAGCCGCCCTGAAAGTATGCAAAAATCTTGAAAATCTGAATGCTGCTGATTTTAAACAAAAATTGCATTATTTAATCAAGCAGATGAAAATAGTTCATCGATAA